The following proteins come from a genomic window of Gossypium raimondii isolate GPD5lz chromosome 5, ASM2569854v1, whole genome shotgun sequence:
- the LOC105768459 gene encoding probable beta-1,3-galactosyltransferase 4 isoform X2, with protein MSWKSKGFDPNPKSMVTKKLTLLLCIGCFCAGMLFSDRMWTVPEAEDKTISRAMGVKDERLKLISEGCDPIRKDVKHESKDILSEVSRTHNAIQTLDKTISNLEMELAATRAVQESIINGSPISDELKIPETNGKRKYLMVVGINTAFSSRKRRDSVRATWMPQGEERKKLEEEKGIIMRFVIGHSATSGGILDRAIEAEDRKHGDFLRLEHVEGYLELSAKTKTYFATAAALWDADFYVKVDDDVHVNIATLGATLARHRTKPRVYIGCMKSGPVLAQKGVRYHEPEHWKFGEEGNKYFRHATGQLYAISRDLASYISINQHVLHKYANEDVSLGSWFIGLDVDHIDDRSLCCGTTDCEWKAQAGNVCVASFDWTCSGICKSVERMKDVHRRCGEGKNALWTEA; from the exons atgagttgGAAAAGCAAAGGATTTGATCCAAATCCAAAATCTATGGTAACAAAAAAGTTGACTCTTTTGCTTTGCATTGGCTGTTTTTGTGCTGGAATGCTCTTTTCTGATAg AATGTGGACAGTGCCGGAGGCCGAGGATAAAACCATATCACGAGCAATGGGTGTTAAAGATGAAAGACTAAAGTTAATTTCAGAGGGTTGTGATCCGATACGA AAGGATGTGAAGCATGAATCAAAGGATATACTCAGTGAAGTTTCGAGGACTCATAATGCTATACA AACGTTGGACAAAACAATATCGAATTTGGAGATGGAGTTAGCCGCTACAAGGGCAGTGCAAGAATCAATAATTAATGGTTCTCCCATTTCCGACGAACTGAAAATCCCCGAAACAAATGGGAAACGGAAATACTTAATGGTTGTAGGCATCAATACCGCTTTTAGTAGCAGAAAACGAAGAGATTCAGTTCGTGCTACTTGGATGCCtcaaggagaagaaagaaagaagctCGAAGAGGAGAAGGGAATCATAATGCGATTCGTAATCGGCCATAG TGCTACCTCCGGGGGTATCCTCGATAGAGCTATTGAAGCAGAAGACCGAAAGCATGGGGACTTTCTGCGGCTG GAGCATGTTGAGGGTTACCTTGAATTATCAGCCAAGACAAAGACATACTTCGCCACTGCTGCTGCTTTGTGGGATGCTGATTTCTATGTCAAAGTCGATGATGATGTGCATGTAAATATAG CAACACTTGGAGCAACTTTGGCTCGACATCGAACCAAGCCCCGGGTTTATATCGGTTGTATGAAATCCGGTCCCGTTCTTGCCCAAAA GGGAGTAAGATATCACGAACCCGAACATTGGAAATTCGGTGAGGAAGGAAACAAGTATTTCCGGCACGCAACGGGGCAACTATACGCCATCTCTAGAGATTTAGCTTCCTATATATCAATTAACCA GCATGTGCTGCATAAGTATGCCAATGAAGATGTTTCGTTGGGATCGTGGTTTATAGGGTTGGATGTCGATCATATAGATGATCGAAGCCTATGCTGTGGCACCACAG ATTGCGAGTGGAAGGCTCAAGCGGGCAACGTTTGTGTTGCTTCGTTCGATTGGACCTGCAGTGGGATATGCAAGTCTGTTGAGAGGATGAAAGACGTTCACCGACGGTGTGGAGAAGGCAAGAATGCTTTGTGGACTGAAGCTTAG
- the LOC105768459 gene encoding probable beta-1,3-galactosyltransferase 4 isoform X1: protein MSWKSKGFDPNPKSMVTKKLTLLLCIGCFCAGMLFSDRMWTVPEAEDKTISRAMGVKDERLKLISEGCDPIRQKDVKHESKDILSEVSRTHNAIQTLDKTISNLEMELAATRAVQESIINGSPISDELKIPETNGKRKYLMVVGINTAFSSRKRRDSVRATWMPQGEERKKLEEEKGIIMRFVIGHSATSGGILDRAIEAEDRKHGDFLRLEHVEGYLELSAKTKTYFATAAALWDADFYVKVDDDVHVNIATLGATLARHRTKPRVYIGCMKSGPVLAQKGVRYHEPEHWKFGEEGNKYFRHATGQLYAISRDLASYISINQHVLHKYANEDVSLGSWFIGLDVDHIDDRSLCCGTTDCEWKAQAGNVCVASFDWTCSGICKSVERMKDVHRRCGEGKNALWTEA, encoded by the exons atgagttgGAAAAGCAAAGGATTTGATCCAAATCCAAAATCTATGGTAACAAAAAAGTTGACTCTTTTGCTTTGCATTGGCTGTTTTTGTGCTGGAATGCTCTTTTCTGATAg AATGTGGACAGTGCCGGAGGCCGAGGATAAAACCATATCACGAGCAATGGGTGTTAAAGATGAAAGACTAAAGTTAATTTCAGAGGGTTGTGATCCGATACGA CAGAAGGATGTGAAGCATGAATCAAAGGATATACTCAGTGAAGTTTCGAGGACTCATAATGCTATACA AACGTTGGACAAAACAATATCGAATTTGGAGATGGAGTTAGCCGCTACAAGGGCAGTGCAAGAATCAATAATTAATGGTTCTCCCATTTCCGACGAACTGAAAATCCCCGAAACAAATGGGAAACGGAAATACTTAATGGTTGTAGGCATCAATACCGCTTTTAGTAGCAGAAAACGAAGAGATTCAGTTCGTGCTACTTGGATGCCtcaaggagaagaaagaaagaagctCGAAGAGGAGAAGGGAATCATAATGCGATTCGTAATCGGCCATAG TGCTACCTCCGGGGGTATCCTCGATAGAGCTATTGAAGCAGAAGACCGAAAGCATGGGGACTTTCTGCGGCTG GAGCATGTTGAGGGTTACCTTGAATTATCAGCCAAGACAAAGACATACTTCGCCACTGCTGCTGCTTTGTGGGATGCTGATTTCTATGTCAAAGTCGATGATGATGTGCATGTAAATATAG CAACACTTGGAGCAACTTTGGCTCGACATCGAACCAAGCCCCGGGTTTATATCGGTTGTATGAAATCCGGTCCCGTTCTTGCCCAAAA GGGAGTAAGATATCACGAACCCGAACATTGGAAATTCGGTGAGGAAGGAAACAAGTATTTCCGGCACGCAACGGGGCAACTATACGCCATCTCTAGAGATTTAGCTTCCTATATATCAATTAACCA GCATGTGCTGCATAAGTATGCCAATGAAGATGTTTCGTTGGGATCGTGGTTTATAGGGTTGGATGTCGATCATATAGATGATCGAAGCCTATGCTGTGGCACCACAG ATTGCGAGTGGAAGGCTCAAGCGGGCAACGTTTGTGTTGCTTCGTTCGATTGGACCTGCAGTGGGATATGCAAGTCTGTTGAGAGGATGAAAGACGTTCACCGACGGTGTGGAGAAGGCAAGAATGCTTTGTGGACTGAAGCTTAG
- the LOC105768460 gene encoding CASP-like protein 2D1, producing MSTNNIAESSNTQNPILKLLDCSLRVSVIPLSVATIWLTVTNKQDNSIYGDVKFNNLLGVKYMVCTSAICAAYALFAAVASWIRYFVTKAWLFFVSDQIVAYLMVTSGAAVMEILYLAYNGDQKITWSEACSSYGKFCNQMKVALILHALVLCCFIVLALISAYRVFSKFDPPFFSKQDNEERT from the exons ATGAGTACCAACAACATTGCAGAAAGCTCAAACACCCAAAACCCAATCCTCAAATTGCTAGATTGTTCCCTTAGGGTTTCAGTGATTCCACTAAGTGTGGCAACCATTTGGTTAACTGTAACTAATAAGCAAGATAACAGCATCTACGGAGATGTCAAATTCAACAATCTTTTGGGTGTCAA ATACATGGTTTGCACCAGCGCCATATGTGCTGCTTATGCTTTATTTGCTGCTGTTGCCTCTTGGATCAGATATTTTGTCACTAAAGCTTGGCTCTTCTTTGTCTCTGATCAG ATTGTAGCATATTTAATGGTGACATCAGGGGCAGCAGTGATGGAAATATTGTACTTAGCATATAATGGGGACCAAAAAATCACATGGAGTGAAGCCTGCAGTAGTTATGGCAAATTCTGCAATCAAATGAAAGTAGCTTTGATCCTCCATGCCTTGGTTCTTTGCTGCTTCATTGTTTTGGCTCTCATCTCTGCTTATAGGGTTTTTAGCAAATTTGACCCTCCTTTTTTTTCTAAGCAAGATAATGAagaaaggacttaa